The following coding sequences are from one Seonamhaeicola sp. ML3 window:
- a CDS encoding pyridoxamine 5'-phosphate oxidase family protein, which yields MKLTENITHYVEASVLCWLATSSLENVPNVSPKEIFTVYGDDTIIIANVASPQTAKNINENSMVCLSFIDVLVQKGYQLKGKAKVVSKHDTEFEVLEKPLLEITQGQFPFSSIFKITVDTAKPILAPRYVLYPETTEEAQIKSAKESYGL from the coding sequence ATGAAACTAACGGAAAACATAACACATTATGTAGAGGCCAGTGTACTTTGTTGGTTGGCTACCTCGTCTTTAGAAAACGTCCCCAATGTGTCTCCCAAAGAAATTTTTACGGTTTATGGCGATGATACTATTATCATTGCAAATGTTGCCTCTCCGCAAACAGCAAAGAACATCAATGAAAACTCAATGGTTTGCCTTAGTTTTATTGACGTATTGGTTCAAAAAGGCTATCAATTGAAAGGGAAGGCTAAGGTTGTTTCTAAACATGATACCGAATTTGAAGTTTTAGAAAAACCACTGCTAGAAATAACACAAGGCCAGTTTCCGTTTTCAAGTATTTTTAAAATAACCGTAGACACCGCAAAACCCATTTTAGCACCTAGATACGTTTTGTATCCTGAAACTACAGAAGAAGCACAGATTAAAAGTGCTAAAGAAAGTTACGGTTTGTAG
- a CDS encoding endonuclease domain-containing protein, translating into MKNIHNLKQLEERRKHLRKHLTSAEATLWKHLQLKQLGGRKFRRQHSIEHFIVDFYCPQEKLIIELDGAVHLDFAQQNYDLERTRRLEYLGFKVIRFENKMIFEDLAFVLQEISHSFR; encoded by the coding sequence ATGAAAAACATCCACAACCTAAAACAGCTAGAAGAGCGCCGAAAACACCTCCGTAAACACTTAACTTCAGCAGAGGCAACACTCTGGAAACATTTACAGCTAAAACAATTAGGAGGTCGAAAATTCAGACGACAGCACAGTATCGAACATTTTATAGTCGATTTTTATTGTCCGCAGGAAAAACTAATTATTGAATTAGATGGTGCTGTTCATTTAGATTTCGCTCAACAGAATTATGATTTAGAACGAACAAGGCGATTAGAATATTTAGGATTCAAAGTAATACGATTCGAAAATAAAATGATATTCGAAGATTTGGCTTTTGTGCTTCAGGAGATAAGCCATAGTTTTAGATGA
- a CDS encoding NAD(P)H-dependent glycerol-3-phosphate dehydrogenase codes for MDKPLKYAVFGGGSWATAIVKMLCENVDEVGWYMRSVYTKEHILREQHNPNYLSSVEFHLEQLKLSNDINEIAEWADVLFFVIPSAFIHTELDKLTVDISKKTIVSAVKGIMPESGLLVGEHFHKFYDLPYENIAVIAGPCHAEEVALERLSYLTISCSDIDKAKKIAKSLASNYINTKVSDDVIGVEYAVMLKNIYAIAAGIAHGLGYGDNFQSVLMSNSIREMNRFIKKRHKMKRNINNSAYLGDLLVTGYSTFSRNRMFGNMIGKGYTVKSAQMEMNMVAEGYYATKSAHQLYERNNKRTRIPIINAVYAILYEGKSPKKVFKKLTEKLN; via the coding sequence ATGGATAAACCTTTGAAATATGCGGTTTTTGGTGGAGGAAGTTGGGCAACAGCCATAGTAAAAATGCTATGTGAAAATGTAGATGAGGTAGGTTGGTACATGCGCAGTGTGTATACTAAAGAACACATTTTAAGAGAGCAGCACAACCCTAATTATTTAAGTTCGGTTGAGTTTCACCTAGAGCAGTTAAAGCTAAGTAACGACATTAATGAAATAGCCGAGTGGGCCGATGTTTTATTCTTTGTTATTCCGTCGGCATTTATTCATACAGAACTTGATAAACTTACAGTAGATATATCCAAAAAAACCATTGTCTCTGCCGTAAAGGGTATCATGCCAGAGTCGGGATTATTGGTTGGAGAGCATTTCCATAAGTTTTATGATTTACCCTATGAGAATATCGCGGTAATTGCAGGGCCTTGTCATGCCGAAGAGGTGGCGTTAGAGCGGTTATCGTATCTTACCATATCGTGTTCAGATATTGATAAGGCCAAGAAAATAGCCAAGAGTTTGGCCTCTAATTACATTAATACCAAGGTAAGCGATGATGTTATAGGCGTGGAATATGCCGTGATGCTGAAGAATATTTATGCTATTGCAGCAGGTATTGCTCATGGTTTGGGCTATGGCGATAACTTTCAGAGTGTACTTATGAGCAACTCCATTCGTGAAATGAACCGTTTTATAAAGAAGCGCCATAAAATGAAACGAAACATTAATAATTCGGCTTATTTGGGCGATTTATTAGTTACAGGATATTCTACCTTTTCGAGAAATCGAATGTTTGGTAATATGATCGGAAAAGGCTACACCGTAAAATCTGCACAGATGGAAATGAACATGGTGGCCGAGGGTTATTACGCTACCAAAAGTGCGCATCAACTATACGAGAGAAATAATAAGAGAACGCGCATACCAATAATAAATGCGGTTTATGCCATTTTATACGAGGGGAAAAGCCCTAAAAAAGTCTTCAAAAAATTAACTGAAAAGCTGAACTAA
- a CDS encoding nicotinic acid mononucleotide adenyltransferase produces the protein MKTLKLFFAFALSATLFTSCYTEVLVDDIVDEPRISVNQLLSSYELWYVDIGATQGYGETPFLQKAFTISFRGGIVYANNNIVGLGNSGGGFGIDVAEYDAYDMILDVNHDLDGFSTFDVFQVDHNTIELYNPDNDTSYFLDGYQRNDFDYDFVFYDNIHYFLQEYEAWEKVYTSDFGALNEFDNENFLQFLAGGNDSEFRSSQDVTGTNVNRLVWDYTGLYGVGNVTNNMYLKTLTLDYDYFDNEYFELTVIDDETIELFHPASETVYEFKGRGYIQFLKNADAKGKTNSKVEKKRKFKNKRVDNPRENTRT, from the coding sequence ATGAAGACTCTAAAACTATTTTTTGCATTTGCTTTATCTGCGACACTATTTACATCGTGTTATACAGAAGTTCTTGTTGATGATATTGTAGATGAACCACGTATCTCTGTTAACCAATTACTTAGTTCTTATGAATTGTGGTACGTAGATATTGGAGCTACTCAGGGTTATGGCGAAACGCCTTTCTTGCAAAAAGCCTTTACGATATCATTTCGTGGTGGTATTGTTTACGCCAACAATAATATTGTAGGCCTTGGAAATAGTGGCGGTGGTTTTGGAATTGATGTTGCCGAGTATGATGCTTACGATATGATTCTTGATGTAAATCATGATTTAGATGGGTTTTCTACTTTCGATGTTTTTCAAGTAGACCATAATACCATTGAATTGTATAACCCCGATAATGACACTTCCTACTTTTTAGATGGCTACCAAAGAAACGATTTTGATTACGATTTTGTTTTCTATGATAATATTCATTATTTCTTGCAGGAATACGAGGCTTGGGAAAAAGTTTATACCAGTGATTTTGGTGCGTTAAACGAGTTTGACAATGAAAACTTTTTGCAGTTTTTAGCTGGCGGAAATGATTCTGAATTTAGAAGTTCACAAGATGTAACGGGTACAAATGTAAACCGCCTTGTGTGGGATTATACAGGATTATACGGTGTTGGTAATGTCACCAATAATATGTACCTAAAAACTTTAACATTAGATTATGATTATTTCGACAATGAATATTTTGAATTGACCGTTATTGATGATGAAACCATAGAGTTATTTCACCCGGCGTCTGAGACCGTGTATGAATTTAAAGGTAGGGGCTACATACAGTTCCTCAAGAATGCTGACGCCAAAGGGAAAACAAATTCTAAAGTTGAAAAGAAACGAAAGTTTAAAAATAAAAGGGTAGACAACCCTAGAGAAAACACAAGAACATAA
- a CDS encoding DUF4304 domain-containing protein, producing MNSSNLPKRFLKIEEWSSHEEYMNYFNFILPLSLKTAGFKKILTKHLSPKIRKFGFIGSGFKFIKKLDNGYIHIFELSATKYGGGCEIFVGVHLDFLPASYWLKKNINKMKVHDCFLVKRITLPNENPIFYYGNSENEAIETIKYILQAFNNQALNFLNNFTNFPLPFDKINLEKIKNNSVDFLNEENIMGGQHMLSIVRILQKINQTDEAKKIVNYLFENNKKLKDNFVFKPLFNRILNDNIDFFYNENEIEELKSKIEKTMANNV from the coding sequence ATGAATTCAAGTAATTTACCAAAAAGGTTCTTAAAAATAGAGGAATGGAGCAGTCATGAAGAATACATGAATTATTTTAATTTTATACTGCCATTAAGTTTAAAAACTGCTGGATTTAAAAAGATATTAACCAAACATCTTTCTCCAAAAATTAGAAAATTTGGATTTATAGGTTCTGGGTTTAAATTTATAAAAAAGTTAGACAATGGATATATTCATATTTTTGAATTATCTGCTACAAAATATGGTGGTGGCTGTGAAATATTTGTAGGTGTTCATCTTGATTTTTTACCAGCATCATATTGGTTAAAAAAGAATATTAACAAAATGAAAGTCCATGACTGTTTTCTTGTTAAAAGAATAACGCTCCCAAATGAAAACCCTATTTTTTACTATGGCAATAGTGAAAATGAGGCAATAGAAACTATTAAATATATATTACAAGCTTTTAACAATCAAGCTTTAAATTTTCTAAATAATTTTACAAATTTCCCATTACCCTTCGATAAAATCAATTTGGAAAAAATAAAGAATAACTCAGTTGACTTTCTAAACGAAGAGAATATTATGGGAGGGCAACATATGCTATCAATTGTTAGAATACTACAGAAAATTAATCAAACAGATGAAGCTAAAAAAATTGTAAACTATTTATTCGAAAACAACAAAAAACTAAAAGACAACTTTGTATTTAAACCTTTGTTTAATAGAATTTTAAATGATAATATAGATTTTTTCTACAATGAAAATGAAATAGAAGAGTTGAAATCAAAAATTGAAAAGACTATGGCCAATAATGTATAA
- a CDS encoding methylglyoxal synthase produces the protein MEIAIIAHDGKKADMVQFLNQHKEKLQEKNISIISTGTTGGKVENAGIEVTKMLSGPLGGDAQIAARVAEGICKMVIFFRDPLEKHPHEPDVIMLMRLCDVHNVPLATNPATAELLVRAL, from the coding sequence ATGGAAATAGCAATAATTGCACACGATGGTAAAAAAGCTGATATGGTTCAGTTTTTAAATCAACACAAAGAAAAATTACAAGAAAAGAACATCTCTATAATATCAACAGGAACAACAGGTGGAAAGGTTGAGAATGCAGGGATTGAAGTCACTAAAATGTTATCAGGACCTTTGGGTGGTGATGCTCAAATTGCGGCAAGGGTAGCCGAAGGTATCTGTAAAATGGTCATCTTTTTTAGAGATCCGTTAGAGAAACACCCACACGAACCAGATGTAATCATGCTCATGCGCTTGTGCGATGTACACAATGTACCTCTGGCTACAAATCCTGCGACTGCTGAATTATTGGTCAGGGCGCTTTAA
- a CDS encoding sugar phosphate isomerase/epimerase: MDKTRRHFLRGLMLTPIVLGANRLLAHTGTSPKRKVSRLQYSINAYSFNSELRSGTMTFFDMMDYAAEIGMDAVDLTGYYFDSYPEKPTNEELFKLKRHALNLGLDISWTGVRNDFATPNTENRNKDIALIKNWLEVSSKLGSPIMRVFTGRDKSKAYPKEDIKQWMIDDFKTCAKYGAENGVIVGLQNHDEFLFTSSEVIDVLERVNSEWFGLILDCGSLPSDDPYKEIENLAPYANYYFVKEHVKQKDSTKVPADLKRIAQIIQASNYRGYVSFESLKEGDTKAIIKSMVNEFNTGLTS, encoded by the coding sequence ATGGATAAAACAAGGAGACATTTTTTACGGGGTTTAATGCTTACCCCTATTGTTTTAGGAGCCAATAGACTTTTAGCACATACGGGAACTTCTCCAAAAAGAAAAGTATCAAGGTTGCAGTATAGTATCAATGCGTATTCGTTTAATTCAGAATTGCGAAGTGGCACCATGACTTTTTTCGATATGATGGACTATGCAGCAGAAATTGGTATGGATGCTGTAGATTTAACAGGTTATTATTTTGATTCCTACCCCGAGAAGCCTACCAATGAGGAACTTTTTAAGTTAAAGAGACACGCACTAAATTTGGGGCTAGATATTTCTTGGACAGGCGTTCGAAATGATTTTGCAACACCAAATACTGAAAACCGAAACAAGGATATTGCGCTCATCAAAAATTGGCTTGAAGTATCTTCTAAATTGGGTTCTCCAATTATGAGAGTGTTTACTGGGAGAGATAAAAGTAAAGCATATCCTAAAGAGGACATAAAGCAATGGATGATTGATGATTTTAAGACTTGCGCTAAATATGGAGCGGAAAACGGTGTGATAGTAGGGCTACAGAATCATGATGAATTTTTATTTACTAGCTCTGAAGTTATCGACGTGTTAGAAAGGGTAAATTCAGAGTGGTTTGGGTTAATACTGGACTGTGGAAGTCTCCCATCTGATGACCCGTATAAAGAAATTGAAAATCTCGCACCCTACGCCAACTATTATTTTGTAAAAGAACATGTAAAACAAAAGGATAGCACTAAAGTTCCTGCAGATTTAAAACGAATAGCTCAAATTATTCAGGCGAGTAATTACCGTGGTTACGTCTCTTTTGAAAGTTTAAAAGAAGGCGATACCAAAGCTATTATTAAAAGTATGGTTAATGAATTTAACACAGGTCTTACAAGTTAA
- the nadD gene encoding nicotinate (nicotinamide) nucleotide adenylyltransferase, protein MNIGLYFGSFNPIHIGHLVIANHFAEYSDLDQVWFVVTPHNPFKKKSSLLDNYQRLEMVYRATKDYPKLKPSDIEFKLPQPNYTINTLVHLEEKYPDYSFSLIMGEDNLNHFHKWKNAELILENYKLYVYPRVSQVAIETELHKHDKVHFIEAPIMEISSTFIRNAIKDGKNIKPLLPLPVWEYLDEMNFYR, encoded by the coding sequence ATGAATATAGGGTTGTATTTTGGGTCTTTTAACCCTATTCATATTGGGCATTTGGTTATTGCTAATCATTTTGCCGAGTATAGTGACCTGGATCAAGTTTGGTTTGTAGTTACACCACACAACCCATTTAAGAAAAAAAGTTCTTTGTTGGATAATTACCAACGCTTAGAAATGGTTTATCGCGCCACAAAAGATTACCCTAAATTAAAACCAAGCGATATAGAGTTTAAATTACCACAGCCAAATTACACCATAAACACACTGGTTCATCTGGAAGAAAAATATCCAGATTACAGCTTTTCCTTAATAATGGGCGAGGACAATTTAAACCACTTCCATAAGTGGAAAAATGCCGAGTTAATTCTAGAAAATTATAAACTCTACGTATATCCTAGAGTATCACAAGTAGCGATAGAAACCGAGCTACATAAACATGATAAGGTTCACTTTATAGAGGCGCCAATCATGGAAATTTCTTCAACCTTTATTAGAAATGCTATCAAAGACGGTAAAAACATTAAACCTTTGCTGCCGCTACCTGTTTGGGAATATTTAGATGAAATGAATTTTTACAGGTAG
- the gmk gene encoding guanylate kinase yields MTNNENKPGKLIVFSAPSGSGKTTIVRHLLGIEDLNLEFSISATSREKRGTEEDGKDYYFLSASEFKNKIKNEEFLEWEEVYRDNFYGTLKTEVERIWALGKHVIFDIDVSGGLRIKRKFPEQTLAIFVKPPSVDELKIRLKKRKTESDEKISMRVAKASAELATAPLFDEIVVNDNLENAFKDAEVLVKNFINS; encoded by the coding sequence TTGACAAACAACGAAAATAAACCAGGTAAACTCATAGTGTTTTCGGCACCCTCTGGTTCTGGAAAAACAACCATAGTAAGGCACTTGTTGGGTATTGAAGATTTAAACTTAGAGTTTTCAATATCGGCCACATCACGTGAAAAGCGAGGCACAGAAGAAGATGGTAAGGACTACTATTTTCTTTCAGCATCAGAGTTTAAAAACAAAATAAAAAACGAAGAATTTTTAGAGTGGGAAGAGGTTTATAGAGATAATTTCTATGGGACTTTAAAAACTGAAGTTGAGCGTATTTGGGCCTTAGGGAAACATGTTATTTTTGATATTGACGTATCTGGAGGATTACGTATTAAACGAAAATTTCCAGAACAGACTTTAGCAATTTTTGTAAAACCTCCAAGTGTAGATGAGCTTAAAATCCGACTGAAAAAGCGTAAGACCGAAAGCGATGAAAAAATAAGTATGCGTGTTGCCAAAGCTTCTGCTGAATTGGCTACAGCGCCATTATTTGATGAAATTGTTGTAAACGACAACCTAGAGAATGCCTTTAAAGATGCTGAAGTGTTAGTTAAAAATTTTATTAACTCATAA
- a CDS encoding YicC/YloC family endoribonuclease translates to MIYSMTGYGKSVLQLPTKKITIELKSLNSKNLDLNARMPAVYREKELVIRKQLANALVRGKVDFSIYMEVTGEDTSSKINKPVVEQYINQLKDVVDGNEIELLKMAVRFPDALNTVREEIDEEEWKVIQSEIDKAVSALRIYREDEGKVLELDFIKRIENIDTLLEKVIALDPERIEAVRERLLKGVEELKEKYDENRFEQELVYYIEKFDITEEKVRLKNHLNYFIESLNTQDSNGKKLGFIGQEIGREINTIGSKSNYAPMQQLVVQMKDELEKIKEQLLNVL, encoded by the coding sequence ATGATATATTCAATGACAGGTTACGGAAAATCTGTTTTGCAATTACCTACTAAAAAAATTACTATAGAGTTAAAATCCCTTAATAGTAAAAATCTAGATCTTAATGCAAGAATGCCAGCTGTTTACAGAGAAAAGGAACTCGTTATAAGAAAGCAACTTGCTAATGCATTGGTACGTGGAAAAGTAGATTTTTCTATTTACATGGAGGTTACTGGAGAGGATACATCTTCTAAGATCAATAAACCCGTAGTTGAGCAATATATAAATCAGTTAAAAGATGTTGTAGATGGCAACGAAATAGAATTGCTTAAAATGGCGGTTAGGTTTCCAGATGCTCTAAATACCGTAAGAGAAGAAATTGATGAGGAAGAGTGGAAGGTCATTCAATCTGAAATAGATAAAGCGGTTTCAGCGTTGCGTATTTACAGAGAAGACGAAGGAAAGGTTCTGGAATTAGATTTCATAAAGCGTATTGAAAACATAGATACCTTACTTGAAAAAGTCATTGCTTTAGATCCAGAACGTATCGAAGCTGTTAGGGAACGATTGTTAAAGGGTGTGGAAGAACTTAAAGAGAAATACGATGAGAATCGTTTTGAACAGGAGTTGGTCTATTATATTGAAAAGTTCGATATCACAGAAGAAAAGGTCCGTTTAAAAAATCACCTGAACTATTTTATTGAATCCTTAAATACCCAAGATTCTAATGGTAAAAAATTAGGTTTTATAGGTCAGGAAATAGGTCGTGAAATAAATACCATAGGTTCCAAGAGTAACTATGCCCCGATGCAACAATTGGTTGTACAGATGAAAGATGAGCTTGAAAAAATTAAGGAACAGTTATTGAATGTACTTTAG
- a CDS encoding LacI family DNA-binding transcriptional regulator, with protein MSKRITLKHIASEFDVSIATVSKALSDSYEISAKTKEKIQQYAKMHNYTPNSVALSLLNKKTKTIGVIIPNIMNNFFAKVFVGIEAKATEKGYSLISCISNESYEKEVKTMELLKNGTLDGFILSLAEETQAKGAYQHLKNTINEGVPMVMFDRVTDAIACDKVIVDDFEGARHATNHLIKTGCKRIALISVIHNLSVGKLRAEGYEQALTENQIDIDQKLIVKIGKREDFETAMKIVLADKSIDGLLCLEESSAVQSLEIIKGMGLNIPQDISIICFTNGKLPKYVSPKITTISQHGKYIGEMAANILIDRLEGNAEAPFQTKVIKTSLIERESTKTSD; from the coding sequence ATGAGCAAAAGAATAACACTTAAACATATTGCAAGCGAATTTGACGTTTCTATCGCTACGGTCTCTAAGGCCTTGAGCGATAGCTATGAAATAAGTGCAAAAACCAAAGAGAAAATTCAGCAGTATGCGAAGATGCACAACTATACCCCCAATAGTGTTGCGCTTAGTTTACTTAATAAAAAAACAAAGACCATTGGGGTTATTATACCCAATATTATGAATAACTTTTTTGCTAAGGTTTTTGTTGGGATTGAAGCCAAAGCTACCGAAAAAGGGTATAGTTTAATTTCTTGTATCTCTAACGAATCTTATGAGAAAGAGGTAAAAACTATGGAGCTCTTAAAGAATGGTACTTTAGATGGTTTTATTTTATCCTTAGCTGAAGAAACCCAAGCCAAAGGGGCGTACCAACATTTAAAGAACACCATAAACGAAGGGGTGCCGATGGTAATGTTTGATCGTGTAACCGATGCCATTGCATGCGATAAGGTAATTGTAGACGATTTTGAAGGTGCCCGACATGCTACCAATCACTTAATAAAAACAGGCTGTAAGCGTATTGCATTAATTTCCGTAATCCATAATTTAAGCGTTGGAAAACTGAGAGCAGAAGGATACGAGCAGGCGCTTACCGAAAACCAAATAGACATAGATCAAAAACTTATTGTTAAAATTGGTAAACGTGAAGATTTTGAAACAGCTATGAAAATTGTTCTAGCCGATAAATCTATAGATGGTTTGTTATGTTTGGAAGAGAGTTCTGCTGTTCAATCGCTTGAAATCATTAAAGGTATGGGTTTGAATATCCCTCAAGATATATCGATAATTTGCTTTACCAATGGGAAACTTCCCAAATACGTATCACCAAAAATTACGACTATAAGCCAACATGGTAAATACATAGGCGAAATGGCTGCCAATATACTCATAGATCGTTTAGAAGGCAACGCCGAGGCACCTTTTCAAACTAAGGTAATCAAGACCAGTTTAATTGAGCGGGAGAGTACGAAAACCTCTGACTAA
- a CDS encoding sulfatase-like hydrolase/transferase, giving the protein MQKISILILIKLIVLFPFITGLTSGNDQNIDHPNVLFIIGDDMGVDALSIYNIGNLDAQTPNLDELSANGVKFNNVWSAPVCSATRASLVTGKYGINNGVNSVPGNLSTEHKSIFKEIKEQTNGLYKTCVIGKWHLGRRNNYQHPFEHGVDHFMGILSSGVKDYYNWEKYENGKIEYCNTYATKYFTDYAIDWINNQKQPWFMWLAHAAPHAPFQIPPEGTYSNDNTETNKGKYIAMIESLDYEIGRLINGIPKKVLKNTVIIFLGDNGSPGRMMSGFPSGRGKSTTYEGGVRVPLIISGNGVTRYNDEEQALINVSDFYTTFSQIVNPKAFPNGSHNDGISFRHLLDHSEGKNRTYNFMSMGANRRVKNTTYAIRNESYKLIDKGANYFEFYDLISDPLEKNNLLNSNHLTERQKNSKDELLDLINDIVNN; this is encoded by the coding sequence ATGCAAAAAATATCCATTTTAATTCTAATTAAACTAATTGTTCTATTCCCATTTATCACTGGCTTAACTAGTGGTAATGATCAAAACATCGACCATCCCAATGTTCTATTTATTATAGGAGATGATATGGGCGTTGATGCCCTGAGCATATACAATATTGGCAATCTTGATGCACAAACACCTAACCTCGACGAATTGAGTGCCAATGGCGTTAAGTTTAACAACGTCTGGTCAGCTCCAGTTTGTTCAGCAACAAGAGCTTCTCTCGTTACTGGTAAATATGGTATTAATAATGGGGTAAACTCCGTACCCGGGAATCTTAGTACAGAACATAAATCTATCTTCAAGGAAATAAAAGAGCAAACCAACGGACTGTACAAAACCTGCGTAATTGGAAAATGGCATTTAGGTAGAAGAAACAATTACCAACATCCCTTTGAGCATGGTGTGGATCATTTTATGGGCATATTATCTTCTGGTGTTAAAGATTATTATAATTGGGAAAAGTATGAAAATGGCAAGATTGAATATTGCAATACCTATGCTACAAAATATTTCACAGACTATGCTATAGATTGGATTAATAATCAAAAACAACCATGGTTTATGTGGTTAGCCCATGCTGCTCCTCATGCCCCTTTTCAAATTCCACCTGAGGGGACGTATAGTAATGACAATACTGAGACCAACAAAGGAAAATACATTGCCATGATAGAGTCTTTGGATTATGAGATTGGCAGATTAATTAATGGCATTCCAAAAAAGGTATTGAAAAATACAGTGATTATTTTTCTTGGAGACAATGGTTCTCCAGGTAGAATGATGTCTGGTTTTCCAAGCGGAAGGGGTAAGAGTACTACCTATGAAGGTGGGGTTAGAGTTCCCTTAATAATATCCGGAAATGGCGTAACACGATATAACGATGAAGAGCAGGCGTTGATAAACGTAAGCGATTTTTACACGACCTTTTCACAAATTGTAAATCCAAAAGCATTTCCTAATGGAAGCCATAATGATGGCATAAGCTTTAGACATTTACTAGACCATTCCGAAGGAAAAAACAGAACTTATAATTTCATGAGTATGGGTGCAAATAGAAGGGTAAAAAATACCACGTATGCCATCAGAAACGAATCTTATAAATTAATAGATAAAGGCGCAAATTATTTTGAGTTCTATGACCTCATTTCAGACCCTTTAGAAAAAAATAATCTTCTAAATTCTAATCACCTAACAGAACGTCAAAAAAATTCAAAAGATGAATTACTGGATTTAATTAATGATATTGTAAATAATTAA